In Acidaminococcales bacterium, one genomic interval encodes:
- a CDS encoding competence/damage-inducible protein A, whose amino-acid sequence MRVEIVSTGTELLLGEIVNANFRYLAERLNALGFDVLYETTVGDNWERMKEVISRAAERADIVVTTGGLGPTPGDITKEVTAEVLQKKLVLNKGVEDKIRGIFAARQMEMTANNIKQAMVPEGCEVIDNERGTAPGIFAADGARVIINLPGPPGELAYMFENKAAPLLLEKYGAQGVNYSRVLRLAGMGESMAAEKLHDLITGQSNPTIALYARQGELIVRLTAKAADTAKADLLLDGMEREVRKRVDAVYGVNDESLPAVLGKWLSERRLTIALAESCTGGLASSMLTDIPGSSGYFLGSVVSYSNQAKTGVIDVDGGAIAAEGAVSEIVAKQMAEGAARLFAADVGVGITGIAGPGGASAEKPVGTVYVSVFFQGTAAAKKFLFGGGRLEIKLRTAKSAIFYVLAELKKYNFERK is encoded by the coding sequence ATGCGAGTAGAAATCGTAAGTACGGGCACGGAGCTCTTGCTGGGGGAAATAGTCAACGCTAACTTTCGATATCTGGCTGAACGCTTAAACGCGCTGGGCTTTGACGTGCTTTATGAAACCACGGTCGGCGACAATTGGGAAAGGATGAAGGAGGTCATAAGCCGCGCCGCAGAACGGGCCGACATAGTTGTAACCACCGGCGGATTAGGCCCTACGCCGGGAGATATTACCAAAGAAGTTACGGCGGAAGTGCTGCAAAAAAAACTTGTTCTCAATAAAGGGGTTGAGGATAAAATCAGGGGCATATTTGCCGCCCGACAAATGGAAATGACCGCCAACAACATTAAGCAGGCCATGGTTCCCGAAGGTTGCGAGGTCATTGACAATGAGCGGGGGACCGCGCCGGGAATTTTCGCGGCGGACGGTGCGCGTGTTATAATAAATTTGCCGGGGCCGCCGGGCGAGTTGGCTTATATGTTTGAAAACAAGGCCGCGCCTTTATTGCTGGAGAAATATGGGGCGCAGGGCGTCAACTATTCGCGTGTCCTGCGGCTGGCGGGCATGGGGGAGTCTATGGCCGCGGAAAAGCTCCATGACCTGATAACGGGCCAGAGCAACCCGACGATAGCTTTGTACGCGCGCCAGGGCGAATTGATAGTAAGGCTTACCGCTAAAGCCGCCGATACCGCTAAGGCCGATCTGCTGCTTGACGGCATGGAACGGGAGGTGCGCAAAAGGGTAGATGCTGTTTACGGCGTAAACGATGAAAGCCTGCCTGCCGTTTTGGGCAAATGGCTGAGTGAGCGCCGCCTGACAATCGCTTTGGCCGAATCTTGCACCGGCGGGCTCGCCAGCAGCATGTTGACGGACATACCGGGCAGTTCGGGGTATTTCCTGGGGTCGGTAGTCAGTTACAGCAACCAGGCGAAAACCGGCGTAATTGACGTAGACGGCGGCGCCATAGCCGCAGAAGGCGCGGTGAGCGAAATTGTGGCCAAGCAGATGGCCGAAGGCGCCGCCCGTTTGTTTGCCGCCGACGTTGGCGTGGGAATAACGGGCATAGCCGGACCTGGCGGCGCCAGCGCGGAAAAGCCGGTGGGAACCGTGTATGTGTCCGTGTTTTTTCAGGGGACTGCCGCCGCGAAGAAATTTTTGTTTGGCGGCGGCCGCTTGGAGATAAAATTAAGGACAGCAAAATCCGCTATTTTTTATGTATTGGCTGAATTAAAAAAATATAATTTTGAAAGGAAATGA
- a CDS encoding DEAD/DEAH box helicase, whose protein sequence is MSTNQTGVFGDITLDRKIVAALTEMGFEEPSPIQTQTIPLVLSGVDVIGQAQTGTGKTAAFGIPIIQNLIDTRKIQALIMTPTRELAIQVAEELGKIGRLRRVKVLPVYGGQPIERQIRALRLGVQIVIGTPGRLLDHIRRDTIKIDSIRHLVLDEADEMLDMGFIDDIESIIKNTPEDRQTLLFSATMPKPIVRLAEKYMHKPQLVTVSKEELTVPLIDQFYYETNDKLDGLCRVLDVENTVKTIIFCRTKKGVDELAVALGNRGYLAEALHGDLSQNQRDRVMKKFREGRSDILIATDVAARGLDIDNITHSINYDIPQDPESYVHRIGRTGRAGNKGTALTFITSREFRQLKIIEKVINTRITRKNLPTAVNVLERQRETILSRMFAVLEQGKLENYKPILEELLDSYAAEDIAAAALKLMQEGAKALVPEDKPSFAGTGARGGMVRLFMNVGRQQKIAPEDIVRTIASEADIPGSVIGLINIYDKFTFVEIPENMAEKVINVMHRGNIKGYKVNVELARGRD, encoded by the coding sequence ATGTCTACAAATCAAACCGGGGTTTTTGGGGATATTACCCTTGACCGCAAAATTGTGGCGGCTTTGACCGAAATGGGTTTCGAGGAGCCCTCGCCCATACAGACGCAAACGATACCGCTGGTCCTGTCAGGGGTCGACGTGATCGGCCAGGCGCAGACCGGCACAGGGAAAACTGCGGCCTTTGGCATACCAATAATCCAAAATCTTATTGATACGCGCAAGATACAGGCTTTGATCATGACGCCTACCCGTGAGCTGGCCATCCAAGTAGCGGAAGAATTGGGGAAAATAGGGCGCTTGCGCCGAGTCAAGGTTTTGCCGGTTTACGGCGGGCAGCCGATTGAGCGGCAAATACGTGCGCTGCGCCTGGGAGTGCAGATAGTCATCGGTACGCCGGGCCGTCTGCTGGATCACATCCGGCGGGATACGATAAAAATTGACAGCATAAGGCATCTCGTGCTGGACGAAGCCGACGAGATGCTGGACATGGGTTTTATCGACGACATTGAGTCAATCATCAAAAATACGCCCGAAGACAGGCAGACCCTGCTTTTTTCCGCCACCATGCCAAAACCTATCGTGCGCCTAGCGGAAAAGTACATGCACAAGCCCCAGCTTGTTACGGTAAGCAAGGAGGAACTTACCGTTCCTTTAATTGATCAATTTTATTATGAGACCAATGACAAGCTGGACGGGCTTTGCCGGGTTCTGGACGTTGAAAACACGGTAAAAACAATTATTTTCTGCCGCACGAAAAAAGGCGTGGATGAATTGGCGGTCGCGCTTGGCAACAGGGGATACTTGGCGGAAGCGCTGCACGGCGATCTTAGCCAGAACCAGCGCGACCGGGTAATGAAAAAATTTCGCGAAGGCCGTTCGGATATCCTGATTGCCACCGACGTCGCCGCCCGCGGCTTGGACATAGACAACATAACTCATTCCATTAATTATGACATACCGCAGGACCCGGAAAGTTACGTGCACCGGATCGGCCGGACCGGGCGCGCCGGCAACAAGGGCACTGCCCTGACTTTTATCACGTCGCGCGAGTTTCGCCAGTTGAAAATAATCGAAAAGGTCATCAATACCCGCATTACGCGGAAAAACCTTCCTACGGCCGTAAATGTGCTGGAACGGCAGCGGGAGACGATCTTGTCGCGTATGTTCGCCGTCCTGGAACAGGGCAAATTGGAAAACTATAAACCCATACTCGAGGAACTGCTTGATTCGTATGCGGCCGAGGACATAGCGGCCGCCGCCCTGAAACTGATGCAGGAAGGGGCAAAGGCCCTGGTGCCGGAGGACAAGCCGTCTTTCGCCGGTACCGGCGCCCGGGGCGGGATGGTGCGCCTGTTTATGAATGTGGGGCGCCAGCAGAAAATAGCGCCGGAGGACATTGTCCGCACGATCGCGAGCGAAGCCGATATCCCGGGCAGCGTCATCGGCCTGATAAACATTTACGATAAATTCACTTTTGTCGAGATACCGGAAAACATGGCGGAAAAAGTGATAAACGTCATGCACAGGGGAAACATCAAAGGCTACAAGGTCAATGTCGAACTGGCGCGCGGACGCGATTGA
- the hflX gene encoding GTPase HflX, whose translation MPEVAGNVKGLKNGIIDELGKLYEQPISEGNFADRALLDKLAALTGKINREIAVYVNRRGKVESVSVGDFATVELPPVDKRRAANRLSGVTCIHTHPSADSALSELDIASLKKNRYDMMIAVGVCACAFSDFSIGVIAGIGEGGEYLHETFGPFAAADVFDFTQAVKQAEKAISGAGADKNTDKSEEIAYIAGIDRPDADLPADESLAELARLVESAGAAVAGSVTQKRGKADAGWYLGSGRIMEMAMACQEKAATMAVFDDELSPAQQRNIEEALGIKVIDRAALILDIFAQRANTYEGKLQVELAQLKYTLPRLAGQGLVLSRTGGGIGTRGPGETKLETDRRHVRNRIAEIEKSLIKVKNVRQLHIKNRVAGGQRLVALIGYTNAGKSTLLNALTNAGAYVEDKLFATLDTATRRLSLPSGREALLTDTVGFIRKLPHQLVAAFRATLEEVVQADLLLHVVDAANPFYREQSDAVYKVLEELGAHGKKIITVFNKADKLTDGNVSARLAREEASVAVSAVNGDGLAELSCLIDKTLENFAVEAEFLVPYDQSAVAAHLHECAQVLAKKYTVGGVLLKVSGAPEILDAFIEYRR comes from the coding sequence ATGCCCGAAGTCGCCGGAAATGTCAAAGGCCTGAAAAACGGCATAATCGATGAATTGGGCAAACTGTATGAACAGCCGATAAGCGAAGGCAATTTTGCCGACAGGGCGTTGCTGGACAAACTGGCCGCGTTGACGGGAAAGATCAACCGGGAAATTGCCGTGTACGTAAACAGGCGGGGGAAAGTGGAAAGCGTTTCCGTGGGGGATTTTGCCACGGTAGAATTGCCGCCCGTCGATAAACGGCGCGCGGCTAACCGTTTAAGCGGCGTAACCTGCATACATACGCACCCGTCAGCCGACAGCGCGCTTAGTGAGCTCGATATTGCTTCTTTGAAAAAAAACCGTTATGACATGATGATTGCCGTTGGCGTTTGCGCTTGCGCTTTCAGCGATTTCAGTATAGGCGTGATCGCCGGCATTGGCGAGGGTGGCGAATACTTGCATGAAACATTCGGCCCTTTTGCCGCTGCGGACGTTTTCGATTTCACGCAAGCGGTAAAACAGGCGGAGAAGGCCATTTCCGGCGCCGGCGCGGACAAAAATACCGATAAGAGCGAAGAAATAGCGTACATCGCCGGCATAGACCGTCCGGACGCCGACCTGCCGGCGGATGAATCTTTGGCGGAGTTGGCGCGGCTGGTTGAGTCCGCCGGCGCTGCCGTTGCCGGGAGCGTTACGCAAAAGCGCGGCAAGGCGGATGCCGGCTGGTACCTGGGCAGCGGGCGGATAATGGAGATGGCTATGGCCTGCCAGGAGAAAGCCGCCACAATGGCAGTCTTTGACGATGAGCTTTCACCCGCCCAACAAAGGAACATAGAAGAAGCCCTGGGGATAAAAGTCATTGACCGCGCCGCGCTTATATTGGATATTTTCGCGCAAAGGGCCAATACTTACGAGGGAAAGCTGCAAGTGGAGCTTGCGCAGTTGAAATATACCCTGCCGCGGCTGGCCGGGCAGGGGCTTGTCCTTTCGCGTACCGGCGGAGGGATTGGGACAAGAGGGCCGGGGGAGACCAAGCTGGAAACTGACCGGCGGCATGTACGAAACAGGATTGCCGAAATAGAAAAAAGCCTCATAAAAGTGAAAAATGTGCGTCAATTGCATATAAAAAACCGAGTTGCGGGCGGCCAGCGGCTGGTTGCCCTTATCGGCTATACCAACGCCGGAAAGTCAACCTTGCTCAATGCCCTGACCAACGCCGGCGCATACGTGGAGGACAAACTTTTTGCCACGCTTGATACTGCTACCCGCAGGTTGTCCCTGCCCTCGGGCAGGGAGGCGCTGCTGACGGATACGGTCGGGTTTATCCGCAAACTACCGCATCAATTGGTCGCGGCTTTCCGGGCTACCTTGGAAGAGGTTGTCCAGGCCGACTTGCTCCTTCACGTGGTCGATGCCGCCAATCCTTTTTATCGGGAACAGAGCGACGCTGTTTATAAAGTGCTTGAAGAGCTTGGCGCGCACGGAAAAAAAATCATTACCGTATTCAATAAAGCGGACAAGCTGACGGACGGCAACGTGTCCGCCCGACTGGCGAGGGAAGAGGCGAGCGTTGCCGTTTCGGCCGTCAACGGGGACGGCCTGGCGGAATTGTCGTGCCTTATTGACAAAACCTTGGAAAATTTCGCCGTGGAAGCGGAGTTTCTTGTTCCCTACGACCAAAGCGCCGTAGCCGCACATTTGCATGAATGTGCGCAAGTGCTGGCGAAAAAATATACGGTGGGCGGCGTTTTGCTCAAAGTTTCCGGCGCGCCGGAAATATTGGACGCTTTTATAGAGTACAGGAGATAA
- a CDS encoding methionine gamma-lyase family protein, with the protein MDLEKLDRQIRDGLSETFAGQEKKSIANTRKILREFKKNRVSAHCFHPAGGYGYSDLGRDLLDNIYAGVFGAQKAIARAQFVSGTHALSTVLFGVLRPGDEMLSVTGDPYDTLRTVIGARVPQKGSLAEHGIIYRQVDFKENGEVDFEQIKRAVGAKTKIAHIQRSCGYSLRKTLLVEEIGRICETVKKAKPDCICFVDNCYGEFVEETEPTEAGADIMAGSLIKNPGGGLAPSGGYIAGREELVEMAGYHYTAPGLGSAMGSVGGDAQKLLYQGLFLAPHITLQALKTAVYAAALFSRLGYDVSPGERAARGDIIQRISLKTRAALIAFCQAVQENSPVDSYVLPMPGRMPGYQDDVIMAAGTFVQGASIELSADGPLRPPYTVYFQGGLTFEHGVLALLACAKNIAES; encoded by the coding sequence TTGGATCTGGAAAAATTGGACAGGCAAATACGGGACGGCCTTTCTGAGACTTTCGCCGGGCAGGAAAAAAAGAGCATCGCAAATACCCGCAAAATATTGCGGGAGTTCAAAAAAAATCGAGTTTCCGCCCATTGTTTTCATCCGGCCGGCGGTTATGGATACTCTGATTTGGGACGCGACCTGCTTGACAATATCTACGCCGGCGTTTTCGGGGCGCAAAAAGCGATCGCGCGCGCCCAGTTTGTTTCCGGCACACACGCTTTGTCTACCGTGTTGTTCGGCGTGCTGCGCCCGGGCGACGAAATGCTGTCGGTAACCGGGGATCCCTACGACACTTTGCGCACGGTAATTGGCGCTCGCGTACCGCAAAAAGGTTCGCTTGCCGAACATGGGATAATTTATCGGCAAGTGGATTTTAAGGAAAACGGCGAGGTTGACTTTGAGCAGATAAAGCGCGCGGTCGGCGCCAAGACAAAAATAGCGCACATACAGCGCTCCTGCGGCTATTCCCTGCGCAAAACTTTGCTGGTGGAAGAAATTGGCCGTATTTGCGAGACGGTGAAAAAAGCAAAGCCTGACTGTATTTGTTTTGTGGACAATTGCTATGGCGAATTCGTGGAAGAAACGGAGCCGACCGAAGCCGGCGCCGACATAATGGCCGGTTCGCTGATAAAAAATCCAGGCGGCGGTCTTGCGCCTTCCGGCGGCTATATAGCGGGGCGGGAAGAACTGGTGGAAATGGCCGGCTACCACTATACGGCGCCCGGCCTTGGCAGCGCGATGGGGTCGGTGGGCGGCGACGCCCAAAAACTCTTGTACCAGGGACTTTTCCTTGCCCCGCATATAACTTTGCAGGCTCTTAAAACAGCCGTATACGCGGCGGCCCTTTTTTCGCGGCTGGGCTACGATGTGTCGCCGGGCGAGCGCGCGGCGCGCGGGGACATAATACAAAGAATCAGCTTGAAGACGCGCGCGGCGCTTATAGCTTTTTGCCAGGCCGTACAGGAAAATTCCCCCGTCGATTCTTACGTGTTGCCGATGCCGGGGAGGATGCCGGGCTATCAGGACGACGTGATAATGGCGGCAGGGACGTTTGTGCAGGGCGCTTCGATCGAACTTAGCGCCGACGGGCCGTTGCGCCCGCCCTATACCGTCTATTTTCAGGGCGGCCTGACTTTTGAACACGGCGTTCTGGCTCTTTTGGCCTGCGCAAAAAATATTGCTGAATCTTAA
- a CDS encoding PRC-barrel domain-containing protein, with amino-acid sequence MKESAKIIGLPIVSLVDGKEVGTVKSLLIDAAEAAIAAIAVEDGTSYKGAKLVRFGDILGIGERALTIEDKSIVNEWSKVPELEKFLEANVNVINTEVLSKKGHIKGKIVEVYFDLETGKIVECHAKTAKGNDFTITADRIYTLAAKRTIIAEEDEDIGSKPVSAPVPAAKPAAALSAFGVPDAPPDVSPATPPAAADEENSGDAAVKDATKKFEDRQRTFMIGKKANRKIVTDNGVEIINPGEEVTDEVIQRAKAAGKFVELSMSLQ; translated from the coding sequence ATGAAAGAATCTGCTAAAATAATCGGCTTGCCGATTGTCAGCCTGGTAGACGGCAAAGAAGTCGGCACTGTAAAATCGTTGTTGATTGACGCCGCGGAAGCTGCCATTGCCGCGATTGCCGTTGAGGACGGCACATCCTACAAAGGCGCGAAACTGGTCCGTTTCGGCGATATTTTGGGTATTGGCGAAAGGGCTTTGACCATTGAGGATAAAAGCATCGTTAATGAATGGTCAAAAGTTCCCGAACTGGAAAAGTTTTTGGAAGCGAACGTCAATGTCATCAATACAGAAGTGTTGAGCAAAAAAGGCCATATAAAAGGTAAGATCGTCGAGGTATATTTTGATCTGGAAACAGGTAAAATCGTCGAATGTCACGCTAAAACCGCAAAAGGCAATGATTTTACCATAACCGCAGATCGGATTTATACGCTCGCCGCCAAAAGAACCATCATTGCGGAAGAAGATGAGGACATTGGCAGCAAGCCCGTATCCGCGCCGGTCCCTGCGGCGAAACCGGCCGCCGCATTGTCCGCTTTTGGCGTCCCTGACGCTCCGCCCGATGTCTCGCCGGCAACGCCGCCGGCCGCTGCTGACGAGGAAAACTCCGGCGATGCCGCTGTTAAAGATGCCACAAAGAAATTTGAAGATCGCCAAAGGACGTTTATGATCGGCAAAAAGGCCAATCGGAAAATTGTAACAGATAACGGCGTTGAAATAATTAACCCGGGCGAAGAAGTTACCGACGAAGTCATTCAAAGGGCAAAAGCCGCCGGTAAATTCGTGGAGCTTTCGATGAGTTTGCAATAA
- a CDS encoding VanW family protein, giving the protein MRKLPKLAKINLKFFAIIFLSLFLVAVTGIVALNSSYALSNSICGGVRAAGVELGGLAPPEAETAVAAKIKKMYSQPVLTLRYDEQAWPIMAPDIDCRVDVKGIVGKAYLAGREGTVMERLRQRFYIYNNGKDIAFEFLYDRGKLKKIISDIVRACNKKPQDAAVKIVDGKQEITPEIKGVAINEAEVFALAAKAVSEKKPFVSLPAVVTQPNVTQDDLANIRDVLASYTTYFEPSAADRTHNVRLATSYLDGALVRPGDIYSFNKGIGPRTLERGYRDAPVYIGEDIVPGVGGGICQVSSTLYNAILLADLELTERENHYRPVPYAPLGRDATIAGDIIDLKFKNTSPGNIYIRGIVADNNMTIEILGEKAAVVPSIKIVTDNIRVIKYKTIVRKNTKMDPDEVRVERTGANGYHVTTYRLKYRDNKMIAREKLYDDYYPVVDEIVQVGDKGTDNDLIAARPNL; this is encoded by the coding sequence ATGAGAAAATTGCCGAAGCTTGCGAAAATAAACCTCAAATTTTTCGCCATAATATTTTTGTCTTTGTTTTTGGTAGCCGTTACAGGCATAGTTGCTTTAAACAGCAGCTATGCCTTGAGTAATTCTATATGCGGCGGCGTAAGGGCGGCCGGCGTCGAGTTGGGCGGCCTTGCGCCGCCGGAAGCGGAAACGGCCGTTGCCGCAAAAATCAAAAAAATGTATTCGCAGCCCGTCCTCACGCTTAGATATGACGAACAAGCCTGGCCGATTATGGCGCCGGACATTGATTGCCGGGTCGATGTCAAAGGCATTGTCGGCAAAGCCTACTTGGCCGGGCGGGAAGGAACCGTCATGGAAAGGTTGCGGCAGCGTTTTTACATCTACAACAACGGCAAAGACATAGCTTTTGAATTTTTATATGACCGGGGGAAATTAAAAAAGATAATTTCCGACATTGTCAGGGCTTGCAACAAGAAGCCCCAAGACGCCGCAGTAAAGATTGTTGACGGCAAGCAGGAAATCACTCCGGAAATAAAAGGCGTTGCGATAAACGAAGCGGAGGTTTTTGCCCTGGCGGCCAAAGCTGTTTCCGAAAAAAAGCCTTTTGTTTCCTTGCCCGCCGTTGTTACGCAACCGAACGTTACGCAAGATGACCTCGCCAATATTCGCGATGTTTTGGCTTCATATACTACCTATTTTGAACCGTCGGCCGCCGACCGCACGCATAATGTCCGTCTGGCGACCAGCTACCTTGACGGCGCGTTGGTGCGCCCGGGCGACATATATTCTTTCAATAAGGGGATAGGGCCGCGTACCCTTGAGCGGGGCTACCGTGACGCGCCTGTGTATATCGGCGAAGATATTGTGCCGGGGGTCGGCGGCGGAATATGCCAGGTAAGCAGCACTTTATATAATGCGATATTATTGGCCGATCTGGAACTGACCGAGCGCGAGAACCATTACCGTCCGGTGCCTTATGCGCCCTTGGGACGGGACGCTACCATTGCCGGCGATATAATTGACCTCAAGTTCAAAAACACCTCGCCCGGCAATATTTACATTCGCGGCATTGTGGCGGATAATAACATGACGATAGAAATATTGGGGGAAAAAGCCGCCGTGGTCCCTTCAATTAAAATAGTTACGGACAACATTCGGGTAATCAAATACAAGACGATTGTCCGGAAAAACACCAAAATGGACCCTGACGAAGTCAGGGTGGAAAGAACAGGGGCAAATGGTTACCATGTAACGACATACCGGCTGAAGTACCGGGACAATAAAATGATTGCCCGCGAGAAACTTTATGACGATTATTACCCGGTTGTAGATGAAATTGTGCAGGTAGGCGACAAAGGGACGGACAACGATTTAATTGCCGCCAGGCCCAATCTGTGA
- a CDS encoding GNAT family N-acetyltransferase: MPKDGYSINAAAPDDIEALADLVALVFSLEKDFRADRQKQTAGLKMLLADSNSRVFVLRHSNLPVGMCTAQLIISTAEGGYKALVEDVAVAPGHRGKQWGRKLLAAAGDWAKAAGARRLDLAADKGNADALAFYHKTNWQKTNLVVLQKKI; encoded by the coding sequence ATGCCAAAAGACGGATACAGCATAAACGCGGCCGCACCTGACGATATAGAAGCGCTGGCGGACTTGGTCGCCCTTGTTTTTTCTTTGGAAAAGGATTTTCGCGCCGACAGGCAAAAACAAACCGCAGGGCTGAAAATGCTCCTTGCGGACAGCAACTCCCGCGTTTTCGTACTCAGGCACAGCAATTTGCCGGTCGGAATGTGTACCGCCCAACTCATAATTTCAACTGCGGAAGGCGGTTACAAGGCGCTCGTTGAAGATGTCGCGGTCGCGCCCGGGCATCGGGGCAAACAATGGGGGCGCAAGCTGCTGGCCGCCGCCGGCGATTGGGCGAAGGCCGCCGGCGCCAGAAGGCTTGACTTGGCGGCAGACAAGGGCAACGCGGACGCCCTAGCCTTTTATCATAAAACAAACTGGCAAAAAACCAATCTTGTCGTTTTGCAAAAAAAAATATGA
- a CDS encoding M20 family metallopeptidase encodes MGNYKFDENEAFGLLRQTVKCNTVNPPGNEVALAKQLQIFLAENKIDAAVDEFAPGRANLVLRIKGETASPALLLTGHLDTVPVGEVKWQHDPFACESENGLVYGRGIADMKSSVAAMLYALILLRREGLPPKQDVVFLGTADEEVSRRGAAAFVKSGGMSDIGAILVGEPSNGDILLAHKGAMWLKVTTRGKTAHGSMPHLGVNAVSGMAKFINMLNAQTFACQPNPLLGVPTLSVNTIQGGVAINVVPDSCVCTIDIRIIPGQTEKDIRDFIDAALSKAAEGDDGFCAQYEFLTNALPVEGAKGHHIIQALEAAAGKPLLKRGVNYYTDASTLLGDKVLPLAIYGPGDDKQAHQPDEHIELEKYFDAIEVYKNFVRNFKI; translated from the coding sequence ATGGGCAATTATAAATTTGATGAAAACGAGGCTTTTGGTCTGCTTAGGCAAACAGTAAAATGCAATACGGTTAATCCCCCGGGCAACGAAGTTGCCTTGGCTAAACAACTGCAAATTTTCTTGGCGGAAAACAAAATAGACGCGGCGGTCGATGAATTCGCCCCCGGGCGCGCCAATTTGGTACTGCGCATCAAGGGCGAAACGGCCTCCCCTGCCCTCTTGCTGACCGGGCACCTTGATACGGTTCCAGTTGGCGAAGTTAAATGGCAGCATGACCCGTTTGCCTGCGAAAGCGAAAACGGCTTGGTGTACGGGCGGGGCATTGCCGATATGAAAAGTTCCGTGGCCGCCATGCTGTACGCCCTGATACTTTTGCGACGGGAAGGCTTGCCCCCCAAACAGGACGTTGTTTTTCTGGGAACGGCCGACGAAGAGGTTTCACGCCGGGGAGCGGCAGCTTTTGTCAAAAGCGGCGGCATGTCCGACATCGGCGCCATATTGGTGGGAGAACCGAGCAACGGCGATATTTTACTCGCCCATAAAGGCGCCATGTGGCTGAAAGTTACCACGCGCGGGAAAACGGCCCACGGCTCCATGCCGCATTTGGGCGTTAACGCCGTCAGCGGCATGGCCAAATTCATTAACATGCTGAACGCGCAAACTTTCGCCTGCCAGCCCAATCCGCTGCTGGGCGTCCCGACACTCAGCGTCAACACCATTCAGGGCGGCGTGGCGATAAATGTTGTGCCCGATTCCTGCGTGTGTACAATTGACATAAGGATAATTCCCGGGCAAACGGAAAAAGATATCCGGGATTTCATTGATGCCGCCTTGTCAAAAGCGGCGGAAGGCGACGACGGTTTCTGTGCGCAGTATGAGTTTTTGACCAATGCCCTGCCGGTGGAAGGCGCCAAAGGGCACCATATCATTCAGGCGCTGGAGGCGGCCGCCGGCAAACCATTGCTTAAACGCGGCGTGAATTATTATACCGACGCGTCCACCCTGCTCGGCGACAAAGTCCTTCCCTTGGCCATCTACGGGCCGGGCGACGACAAACAGGCGCATCAGCCTGACGAACACATAGAACTGGAAAAGTATTTCGACGCGATAGAAGTTTACAAAAATTTCGTCCGCAACTTTAAAATCTGA